Sequence from the Trueperaceae bacterium genome:
GGCCTGCTCGCCGGACGTCGGTTCGGGGACCTCGGCGCCACACACGTTCACCTCGAACGAGGACGTGGCGGCGTCGGAACCGGGGGACGAACCGCCCGCCCCACCGCAGGCCGCCAACCCGAACGCACCGGCTATCACAAACACGATACGCATGTACCAGCGTAAACGTAATGGGCTCATGGGTCGCATTCCTTCCATCCACCTGGCAAGACGTGTCCCGGAGGGACCTTTGGACGAACGGCGGACGTTCGTACGACGCAACGCGACGACAGCGTAGCAACTCACGACGTAACACCGTCAAGAGGCCGGTGCAGGCCGTGCCGCGCGGGCCTCCTCCGCCCCCTCCCGCCATGGGACGTCGCGCCCGGCGCCGGGGTGCGTCGGACGGCGCCGCCGGTCCGACGCCACGCGCACCCCCGACCCGATGCGACGAACGACGCTGCCCGTCGCATGGGGGCGGTGGGGTACGGGCGGACCCCGCGACGCCGGCGTCCCCGAAAGGAGTCCCCATGGCCCCCCGACCCCCACGCGCTCCGGTGACCCCCCGACCCTCGACGGCGTTCCCGAAACCTCACGCCAGGCTCCTCCTGGCCACCCTGGCGACCCTCGCGCTCCTCACCGCCTGCTCGAGCGGTCCCTCCGGCCCCGTCGAGCGGTACGACCTCGACGGGCGCTACCAGCTCGACGTCCGCGTCACGGCCTCCGAGGACGATCGCGTTCCGGAGGGGGCGCGCGGAACCACCGAGTTCGTCGTGGAGACGACCGGCGACACCGCGGTCCTCTCCATCGACGGGACCTCGGTGTCCGGCTGGACGCGCGACGGGAACACCCTCCGCTTCGTCGGCAGGCTCGACGGCTGCGACGCGCGCCTCGACCTCCGCTGGACGAACCCCGACCGGGTCCGCGGCAGCGGACGCGACGTGTGCGACGGCCTCGAGGTGCGCTACGCCTACGCCGGCGAACGCACCACCACCCCGTTCGACGCGTCCCCGACCCCCTAGCCCCACCCCACGCGTCCGACGCGCTGGCGGGCGATGCGCGGGCGGGGGGCCGCACGGTCCTCCGTCGCCGCTCCGCCCCACGCCCGCACCCGCACCCCCGCACCCCCGCGGTGCCCCCGCCTCCGTGCGCCGCCCTTCGGGGTAGCCTGCGCCGAACCGTCGCCCCCGGAGGCCGCCATGCACGTCTACGTCGCCGACAGCTTCCTCGAGGGCCTCGCCCGCCTCGAGCCCGACGCGCGCACCCGCGCGCAGGCGACCGCGTTCGACGTCCAGGCCCGCCCCGACCACCCGTCGCTCCGCCTGCACCGGGTGGAGGGCACGAACGAACCGTTCTGGACCGCCAGCGTCGACATGGATCTGCGTATCGTGCTGTGGAAGCGCGGGGACGTCACGGCGCTCTGCTGGGTCGACCGGCACGACCCCGCCTACGCCTGGGCGCGCCGCCACCGCTTCGTCGTCAACCCCGAAACGCACGCCACCCAACTCGTCGCCACCGAACGCGTCGTCGAGGAGGTCACCGACGTCGTCCGCCGCACCGAAACGCGCGGGCCCGCCCTCTTCGCCGCCTACGGCGACGCGTACCTCACGGCGCTCGGCGTGCCGGAACCGCTCCTGCCCGCGGTGAAGGACGCCGACGAAGCGACCTTCCTCGACCGCGTCGCGGACCACCTGCCCCCCGAAGCGCAGGAACGCCTCCTCGCCCTCGCCGCCGGCGAGGTCGTGCCCGTCCCCCGCGCCGCCCCCGCCCGCGACGACGACCCGCTGGCGCCGTTCGGGACGGGCGACGCCCGCCGGCACTTCCACCTGATCGAAGCGCACGCCACCAAGGCGCTCGAGCGGGCGCTCGGGCAACCGTGGAGCGCCTGGTCGATCTTCCTGCACCCCGACCAACGCGACGTCGTCGACCGCGCCTTCGACGGCCCCGCCCGCCTCCGCGGCGGGGCGGGCACCGGCAAAACCGTCGTCGCCCTCCACCGCGCCGTCCGCCTCGCCCGCGAGGGCCGCGGGCCGGTCCTGCTGACCACCTACTCGCGCACCCTCGCGGAGCGCCTCGCCCCGATGCTCGACCTGCTGATGGACGCGGACGACCCCGCCCGCGCGCGCCTCACCGTCGCGCACCTGCACCGCTACGCCACCGAAGCGTGGACCGGCGACGCGCAGCCCCGCCTCGACGTCCTCACCGACGCGGCCCGCAAGCGCGACCTGGCGCGCGCCGCGGTCGCCGACGCCGGCGGCGACCCCGACGCCGACGCCCCCCTCCTCCTGGCCGAGTGGGAGCGGGTGATCGACCCGCACGGGCTCGCGACCCTGGGGGCGTACCTCGCCGCCGACCGCCGCGGGCGCGGCGAGCCGCTCGGGCCCGCCGCCCGCCGGCGGGTCTGGACGCAGATCGAGGCGCTCCGCGCGCGCCTCGCGCAGGACGACGTGCACACCTTCGCCGGCCTCGCTCACGCCCTCGCGGCCCGCCTCGACGGGGCCGGCGACGCGGCCCGCCCCTTCGCGCACGTCGTCGCCGACGAAACGCAGGACTTCGGGGCGGCGGAGCTGCGGCTCCTGCGCGCCCTCGCCCCCGCCGGCCCCGACGACCTGTTCGTGACCGGCGACCCCGGGCAACGCATCTACGCCGGCGCCTCGAGCCTGCTGGCGGCCGGCATCGACGTCCGCGGGCGGTCGCACGTCCTGCGCGTCAACTACCGCACCAGCGAACAGATCCGCCGCTACGCCGAACGCCTCCTCCCCGACGTGCACGCCGAGCCCGACGGCGACGAACGCCGCCCCCGCGTCGTCTCCACGTTCCGCGGTCCCGAACCGGACGTCGCCGTCCGCCCGACCGTCGCCGGCGAACGCGACGCCGCCGCCGACTGGCTCAAACGCCGCCTCCAGGAGGGCTACCGCCCCGAGGACGTCGCGATCTTCGCGCGCACCCGCCAGCTGCTGCAGGACCGCGCAAAGCCGATCGTGCGCGCCTGCGGGCTCGAGACGACGGACCTCGCCCGCAGCGACGGCCCGACCCCCAAACGCGTCGCGGTCGGCACCCTCCACCGCGCCAAGGGCCTCGAGTTCAAGGTCGTCCTCGTCGTCGCCGCGGAGGAGGGCCAGCTCCCCAACCCCAAGGCCCTCGACGCCGAAACCGCGAACGGTACCCCCGAGGCGGGCCTCCAGCGCGAACGCAACCTCCTGCACGTCGGCGTCACCCGCGCCCGCGAACGCCTCCTCGTGACCGGGGCCGGCGAGCGGAGCCGCTTCCTGCTCGACGCCTGAACGCCCGACCGACGGCCCCTTCGTGGCCCGGACCCCTCGACCGACGCGGGGCGCGTAGAATCGGCGGCAAGGAGGCCTCGCATGCCGACCCTCGCACCGTCCCACCCCCGGATCCGACGCGCCGTCCTCGCCCCCCTCGTTGCGCTCCTGGCCACCGCCCTGGTCGTGAGCGGCTGCACCACGAACGTCGCGCCGGCCGACCCTCCCGTCGCGGACCTCGTCGACGTGCGCCCGGCCCACCAGGAGGAGGACGTCCCCCTCGAGCGGAACCTCACCTTCCACTTCGACGGTCCCGTCGACGAAGCCTGGCTCCACGAGGACCGCTTCGCCGTCGACCCCCCCATCGGGTGCGCGTTCGCCTGGCACCCCGACCGGCACACCCTCACGTGCGACCCCGTCGCCCCCCTTGCGCCCGATACGACGTACGTCCTCACCCTCGCCGGCGTCACGCCCCCTGCGACGGCGTCGCTCGGGACCGCCAGCGCCGATGCGACGCACACCGTGACGTTCACCACCCGCAGCGAGGACGGTTTCGCGACGCCGCGCGTCGCGTCGACCGTCCCCGCCGACGGCTGGTGGGACGTCCGCCCGGACGTCGGCACGCTCGACGTCACCTTCTCCGTCCCGATGTTCGCGCCCACCGTCGAGGACGCCCTCGCGAACGGCGCCCTCACCCGCGGTGCCACGGCCGACGACGCGGATCCCCTCCCCTGCACCGATCCCACCTGGAACGACGCGTTCACGAAGGTGACCTGCAGCTACGAGGCCGGCGCAGGCCACTACGCCCTCGACGTCGACGCGACGATGCTCGGCGCGTCGGGCGAAGCGATGCAGGGGTCCACCGCGACCGCCTGGGTCGCCACCCCACCCCCCAGCCTGCTCGCGACGACGTGGAAGGGAACTTTCGTCACCCACTGGAAGAAGACGTCGCACGACGCGAGCCTGCGCTTCGCACCCCGCCGATACGATGGCACGACCCGTGCCGTCGCCACCGTCGAGGACGTCGGCGGAGGCCCCTTCACCTCGCACCTCGTCTTCACCCCCGGCGACCTCCGCGCAGGGGGAACCCTCCACGGAAACGTCGCGATGTGCCATACGCTGCATGCGGTGGTCGAGGCCGGCGAGGTACACGGTCACCTCAAGGCGGAGGGTGGGCCGATGTGCAGGAGGCCCCCGTACTCCGGGTCCCTCCACCTCACGAAGTCCGGCACCGACACCGTGAGGCGTCCCTTCTGAGCGATTCCAAGGCGGCGACGGGCGGACGTCACGCCCGCGCTCGGCGAAGGCGCGACGCTCGCGCGACGAATCGAGCTCGACGCACGGGACGCGATGTCTGCCTGGACCTTGCGCTCCCTCGACCGACGGTCGGCCCACCCGCCCGATCCGCGACCCTCAGGCTTGCCACACCGCCCAGCCCCGTGCACGGAGCTCCTCGGCGTACGCACGCTCCGCCTCGAGCGCGGCCTCCTTCGAATCGTGCACCGGCAGACCCTCGTACGCCCACGGGAACAGGCGACGCCCGAACCGACGCACGTACGGGTTCGACATCATGCC
This genomic interval carries:
- a CDS encoding Ig-like domain-containing protein; this encodes MPTLAPSHPRIRRAVLAPLVALLATALVVSGCTTNVAPADPPVADLVDVRPAHQEEDVPLERNLTFHFDGPVDEAWLHEDRFAVDPPIGCAFAWHPDRHTLTCDPVAPLAPDTTYVLTLAGVTPPATASLGTASADATHTVTFTTRSEDGFATPRVASTVPADGWWDVRPDVGTLDVTFSVPMFAPTVEDALANGALTRGATADDADPLPCTDPTWNDAFTKVTCSYEAGAGHYALDVDATMLGASGEAMQGSTATAWVATPPPSLLATTWKGTFVTHWKKTSHDASLRFAPRRYDGTTRAVATVEDVGGGPFTSHLVFTPGDLRAGGTLHGNVAMCHTLHAVVEAGEVHGHLKAEGGPMCRRPPYSGSLHLTKSGTDTVRRPF
- a CDS encoding 3'-5' exonuclease, which produces MHVYVADSFLEGLARLEPDARTRAQATAFDVQARPDHPSLRLHRVEGTNEPFWTASVDMDLRIVLWKRGDVTALCWVDRHDPAYAWARRHRFVVNPETHATQLVATERVVEEVTDVVRRTETRGPALFAAYGDAYLTALGVPEPLLPAVKDADEATFLDRVADHLPPEAQERLLALAAGEVVPVPRAAPARDDDPLAPFGTGDARRHFHLIEAHATKALERALGQPWSAWSIFLHPDQRDVVDRAFDGPARLRGGAGTGKTVVALHRAVRLAREGRGPVLLTTYSRTLAERLAPMLDLLMDADDPARARLTVAHLHRYATEAWTGDAQPRLDVLTDAARKRDLARAAVADAGGDPDADAPLLLAEWERVIDPHGLATLGAYLAADRRGRGEPLGPAARRRVWTQIEALRARLAQDDVHTFAGLAHALAARLDGAGDAARPFAHVVADETQDFGAAELRLLRALAPAGPDDLFVTGDPGQRIYAGASSLLAAGIDVRGRSHVLRVNYRTSEQIRRYAERLLPDVHAEPDGDERRPRVVSTFRGPEPDVAVRPTVAGERDAAADWLKRRLQEGYRPEDVAIFARTRQLLQDRAKPIVRACGLETTDLARSDGPTPKRVAVGTLHRAKGLEFKVVLVVAAEEGQLPNPKALDAETANGTPEAGLQRERNLLHVGVTRARERLLVTGAGERSRFLLDA